One window of the Streptomyces sp. TS71-3 genome contains the following:
- a CDS encoding arabinofuranosidase catalytic domain-containing protein has translation MGGDNSNGSAGTFYEGVMTSGYPSDSTENAVQSSITSAGYGR, from the coding sequence ATCGGCGGCGACAACAGCAACGGCTCCGCCGGCACCTTCTACGAGGGCGTGATGACGTCGGGCTACCCGTCCGACTCCACCGAGAACGCGGTGCAGTCCAGCATCACGTCAGCCGGCTACGGGCGGTAG
- a CDS encoding NAD(P)/FAD-dependent oxidoreductase: MIIVGGGLGGLSTGCYAQMNGYRSTILEMHDLPGGCCTSWDRGAFTFDACVSWLLGCGPGNEMHRIWLELGALQGKQVRHFDVFNTVRDRHGREVRFYSDPDRLQAHLLAISPADARLIRRFCGALRAFRRCLPHYPFLTPVGLMPPLERWRMLARFTPYYLAISRSISTLMTDYSARFQDPLLREAFNYILFEKHPAFPVLPFLFQLASHANLSAGVPEGGSLGLARSVEDRYERLGGEIRYNAKVVEILVEEDRAVGVRLSDGRQLRADIVVSACDGRTTLLDLLGGRYLDDTYRELYTRTIEEPGMVFPGYVTVFLGLRRPFPSATPCTTYLLDEEQAADLVGIRHPSINVQFRSAYYPELSPPGSAVVYASYFSDAAPWRALSTGVEQASRMRRGQELHTLPVGRGREYQRAKRRVRDVIVGLLDERYPGLAASTAVRDVSTPLTQVRYTGNHDGTVLGWQPFVESGETVEKQIKRYGPALPGLRNFYLSGVWATTGGLIRAAAAGRHVMQFVCRDDGRTFRACVDETKAPPTHVVLPVGE; encoded by the coding sequence ATGATCATTGTCGGCGGCGGCCTCGGCGGCCTGTCCACCGGCTGCTACGCCCAGATGAACGGCTACCGTTCGACGATCCTGGAGATGCACGACCTCCCCGGCGGCTGCTGCACCTCGTGGGACCGCGGCGCCTTCACCTTCGACGCCTGCGTCAGCTGGCTGCTCGGCTGCGGGCCCGGCAACGAGATGCATCGCATCTGGCTGGAGCTCGGCGCCCTCCAGGGCAAGCAGGTACGGCACTTCGACGTCTTCAACACGGTCCGGGACCGGCACGGCAGGGAGGTGCGCTTCTACTCCGACCCGGACCGCCTTCAGGCCCACCTGCTCGCCATCTCACCGGCCGACGCCCGGCTGATCCGCCGGTTCTGCGGGGCGCTTCGCGCCTTCAGGCGGTGCCTGCCCCACTACCCGTTCCTGACGCCCGTGGGCCTGATGCCGCCCCTGGAGCGCTGGCGGATGCTGGCCCGCTTCACGCCGTACTACCTCGCCATCAGCCGCTCCATCAGCACGTTGATGACGGACTACTCGGCCCGGTTCCAGGACCCCCTGCTGCGCGAGGCGTTCAACTACATCCTCTTCGAGAAGCACCCCGCCTTCCCGGTCCTGCCGTTCCTCTTCCAGCTCGCCTCGCACGCCAACCTCTCCGCGGGGGTGCCCGAGGGCGGCTCCCTCGGGCTCGCGCGGTCCGTCGAGGACCGCTACGAGCGGCTGGGCGGTGAGATCAGGTACAACGCGAAGGTGGTGGAGATCCTGGTCGAGGAGGACCGGGCGGTCGGGGTGCGCCTCAGCGACGGCCGCCAGCTGCGCGCCGACATCGTCGTCTCCGCCTGCGACGGCCGGACCACCCTGCTCGATCTGCTCGGCGGTCGCTACCTCGACGACACCTACCGGGAGCTCTACACCAGGACCATCGAGGAGCCGGGCATGGTCTTCCCCGGCTACGTCACGGTCTTCCTCGGGCTGCGGCGTCCCTTCCCGTCCGCCACGCCCTGCACCACCTACCTGCTGGACGAGGAGCAGGCGGCCGACCTGGTCGGCATCCGGCACCCCAGCATCAACGTGCAGTTCCGCAGCGCCTACTACCCGGAACTGTCACCGCCCGGCTCCGCGGTCGTGTACGCCAGCTACTTCAGCGACGCCGCCCCGTGGCGGGCGCTGAGCACCGGTGTGGAGCAGGCCAGCCGGATGCGCCGCGGGCAGGAGCTGCACACCCTGCCGGTCGGCCGGGGCCGCGAGTACCAGCGGGCCAAGCGCAGGGTGCGGGATGTGATCGTCGGGCTGCTCGACGAGCGGTACCCGGGCCTCGCGGCCTCCACGGCGGTGCGGGACGTGTCGACCCCCCTCACGCAGGTGCGCTACACGGGCAACCACGACGGCACGGTGCTCGGCTGGCAGCCGTTCGTCGAGAGCGGCGAGACCGTGGAGAAGCAGATCAAGCGGTACGGGCCCGCGCTGCCCGGGCTGCGGAACTTCTACCTCTCGGGCGTCTGGGCCACCACCGGCGGCCTCATCAGGGCCGCGGCGGCCGGGCGGCACGTCATGCAGTTCGTCTGCCGTGACGACGGCAGGACGTTCCGCGCCTGCGTCGACGAGACCAAGGCCCCGCCCACCCATGTGGTGCTGCCCGTCGGAGAGTGA
- a CDS encoding glycoside hydrolase family 105 protein — translation MNHAHLRSHRTNPSTLRRALISALAAVLTCLVLAVPGRAAGQPAASAAAPTDWSAAMVDSTAARYTPDTIGGWSYPVGLFLYGEYQVYQRTHDARYLAYIKSYVDRFVDGEGNIDQSFDSLDSMQAGRLLVILHHETGEAKYAVAAEKILDRLNTYPRTSDGGFWHADTSSRAHQLWADGVYMVNPFLVEYGKEFGDSAATDAEAVKQLVVYGGHLQQPSGLLKHAYDESRTASWADPATGLAPEYWCRAVGWYAMAAVNVLDATAAGQPERPKLLAVFQRLAAGLEKYQDPESGRWYQVMDKGSESGNWTETSCSSMFTYALSRGAEQGYLAPHYKAVAAKGYRGVLARLSLGDDGLTNLTDISIGTNVGDYAYYVGRTRATNDFHGLGAFLIMNEQVRKSSVR, via the coding sequence GTGAACCACGCCCACCTGCGCAGTCATCGCACGAACCCGTCCACGCTCCGACGCGCGCTGATCTCCGCACTGGCGGCCGTCCTGACGTGCCTGGTGCTCGCCGTGCCGGGCCGGGCGGCCGGGCAGCCGGCCGCGTCAGCCGCCGCCCCCACCGACTGGTCCGCGGCCATGGTCGACTCGACCGCCGCCCGCTACACCCCGGACACCATCGGCGGCTGGTCGTATCCGGTCGGGCTGTTCCTGTACGGCGAGTACCAGGTCTACCAGCGCACCCACGACGCGCGGTACCTGGCGTACATCAAGAGCTACGTCGACCGGTTCGTCGACGGCGAGGGCAACATCGACCAGTCGTTCGACAGCCTGGACAGCATGCAGGCCGGCCGGCTGCTGGTGATCCTGCACCACGAGACGGGAGAGGCGAAGTACGCCGTCGCCGCGGAGAAGATCCTTGACCGGCTGAACACCTACCCGCGCACCTCCGACGGCGGTTTCTGGCACGCCGACACCAGCAGCCGGGCCCACCAGCTCTGGGCGGACGGCGTCTACATGGTGAACCCCTTCCTCGTCGAGTACGGCAAGGAGTTCGGCGACTCGGCGGCCACCGACGCCGAGGCGGTCAAGCAGCTCGTCGTCTACGGCGGCCACCTGCAACAGCCGAGCGGCCTGCTCAAGCACGCGTACGACGAGTCGAGGACCGCGAGCTGGGCCGACCCGGCGACGGGACTCGCCCCGGAGTACTGGTGCCGCGCGGTCGGCTGGTACGCGATGGCCGCGGTCAACGTGCTCGACGCGACCGCCGCCGGCCAGCCGGAGCGCCCCAAACTGCTGGCCGTCTTCCAGCGGCTCGCGGCCGGCCTGGAGAAGTACCAGGACCCGGAGAGCGGGCGCTGGTACCAGGTGATGGACAAGGGCTCGGAGTCCGGCAACTGGACCGAGACGTCGTGCTCCAGCATGTTCACCTACGCCCTCTCGCGCGGCGCCGAGCAGGGGTATCTCGCCCCGCACTACAAGGCGGTGGCGGCCAAGGGGTACCGGGGCGTGCTCGCCCGGCTCTCGCTGGGCGACGACGGCCTCACCAACCTCACCGACATCTCGATCGGCACCAACGTCGGCGACTACGCGTACTACGTCGGCCGCACCAGGGCCACCAACGACTTCCACGGCCTCGGTGCCTTCCTGATCATGAACGAGCAGGTCAGGAAGTCCTCGGTGCGGTAG
- a CDS encoding peroxiredoxin family protein, with protein sequence MARAPEVGSAAPDFTLPGLRLESGAVERGEYRLADAKGSPLVLVFYPGDDTMVCTRQLCAYTSDLDRFRDLGAAVWAVSPQDLDSHERFARKRALALPLLADAGEAVAASYGITAPGLGLRRSVFVLDGDGIVRWRHIALVGMTFRSTDTLVEQLELLREGR encoded by the coding sequence ATGGCCAGAGCACCTGAAGTGGGCTCCGCGGCACCCGATTTCACACTGCCGGGCCTGCGTCTCGAATCCGGTGCCGTCGAGCGCGGCGAGTACCGGCTCGCCGACGCCAAGGGCAGCCCGCTCGTGCTCGTCTTCTACCCCGGCGACGACACGATGGTGTGCACCAGGCAGCTGTGCGCGTACACCTCGGACCTGGACCGGTTCCGGGACCTGGGGGCGGCCGTGTGGGCCGTCAGCCCGCAGGACCTGGACAGCCACGAGCGGTTCGCGCGCAAGCGCGCACTCGCCCTCCCGCTGCTGGCCGACGCAGGCGAGGCCGTCGCGGCCTCCTACGGCATCACGGCACCGGGCCTCGGACTGCGCCGGTCGGTGTTCGTCCTGGACGGGGACGGGATCGTGCGCTGGCGGCACATCGCGCTCGTGGGGATGACGTTCCGCAGCACCGACACCCTCGTGGAGCAGCTGGAGCTGCTGCGCGAAGGACGCTGA
- a CDS encoding cytochrome P450 — translation MAATSTPPDADPGPSDTHPAPPGSGRGAYDTDTLPAGTDAPLPDADTPPSGASPVPAGTKPAGPDAGSAPSFPMERVCPYQMPPGYARLRQEGPVSRVSLYDGRQVWLVGGYAEGRALLLDPRLSSDALHPGFPHLTARQAQQQRAQRIVLPLVGADNPQHARQRRRVASAFGVRRVAALRPEIERAAERLIDAMLAAGGPQEGAPEAHGPQEGAADAAVPEGGTPDDGGQEHRRAELVGDYAMPLTFATTFAALGVPPEDRRWFADASRRMLSPPRDDGDGAPEEAFAEIRRYLIDLITAREEHPGEGLIDDLIAHRAADPGLSRDEVAMTCVVLLGGSESTATTLASAVLVLLEHPEQLRELLAEPALLPTAVDELTRLASVADGLPRVAVADIPVAGRTIRAGDGVIVSTMLMNRDPAVWADPEAPDVRRAAGRHAAYGHGIHSCIGQILARAELEIALATLFRRFPALRLAVPAGQVPGHAPYVQQGGVARLPVTW, via the coding sequence GTGGCAGCCACCAGCACACCGCCGGACGCGGACCCCGGCCCATCGGACACGCACCCGGCGCCGCCGGGTAGCGGCCGCGGCGCGTACGACACGGACACTCTCCCTGCCGGCACGGACGCTCCCCTGCCCGACGCGGACACTCCCCCGTCCGGCGCGTCCCCTGTCCCGGCCGGCACGAAGCCCGCCGGGCCCGACGCCGGCAGCGCACCCTCCTTCCCGATGGAGCGCGTCTGCCCGTACCAGATGCCACCCGGGTACGCGCGGCTGCGCCAGGAAGGCCCCGTGTCCCGGGTGAGCCTGTACGACGGCCGGCAGGTGTGGCTCGTGGGCGGGTACGCCGAGGGCCGTGCCCTGCTGCTCGACCCGAGGCTGTCGTCCGACGCGCTGCACCCCGGCTTCCCGCACCTGACGGCGCGCCAGGCACAGCAGCAGCGTGCGCAGCGCATCGTGCTCCCGCTGGTCGGCGCGGACAATCCGCAACACGCGCGGCAGCGCAGGCGGGTGGCGTCCGCGTTCGGCGTCCGGCGGGTCGCGGCGCTGCGCCCGGAGATCGAGCGTGCCGCGGAGCGGCTGATCGACGCGATGCTCGCCGCGGGCGGACCCCAGGAGGGCGCGCCGGAGGCCCACGGACCGCAGGAAGGCGCAGCGGACGCCGCAGTGCCGGAGGGCGGCACGCCCGACGACGGCGGGCAGGAGCACCGCCGGGCGGAGCTGGTCGGCGACTACGCGATGCCGCTGACGTTCGCCACCACCTTCGCGGCCCTGGGCGTCCCGCCGGAGGACCGGCGCTGGTTCGCGGACGCCTCACGCCGCATGCTCTCCCCGCCCCGCGACGACGGCGACGGGGCCCCCGAGGAGGCATTCGCCGAGATCCGGCGGTACCTGATCGACCTGATCACCGCGCGCGAGGAGCACCCGGGCGAAGGACTCATCGACGACCTGATCGCGCACCGCGCCGCCGACCCGGGCCTCAGCCGTGACGAGGTCGCGATGACCTGCGTCGTGCTGCTCGGCGGCTCCGAGAGCACCGCCACCACGCTCGCCTCCGCCGTCCTGGTCCTGCTGGAGCACCCCGAGCAGCTCCGCGAACTGCTCGCCGAACCGGCGCTGCTGCCCACCGCGGTGGACGAGCTGACCCGGCTGGCGTCGGTCGCCGACGGGCTGCCCCGGGTGGCGGTCGCCGACATCCCCGTGGCCGGGCGGACCATCAGGGCCGGCGACGGCGTGATCGTCTCGACCATGCTGATGAACCGGGACCCCGCCGTCTGGGCGGACCCCGAAGCCCCGGACGTCCGGCGCGCCGCCGGCCGGCACGCCGCCTACGGGCACGGGATCCACAGCTGCATCGGGCAGATCCTGGCCCGCGCCGAGCTGGAGATCGCGCTCGCCACCCTCTTCCGGCGGTTTCCCGCGCTGCGGCTCGCGGTGCCCGCGGGACAGGTCCCGGGCCATGCCCCGTACGTCCAGCAGGGCGGCGTGGCCCGGTTGCCGGTGACCTGGTAG